In the genome of Monodelphis domestica isolate mMonDom1 chromosome 2, mMonDom1.pri, whole genome shotgun sequence, one region contains:
- the LOC130456908 gene encoding late cornified envelope protein 1F-like → MSCQQSQQQCQAPPKCQNPKCPPQVSAPTLAPCPPPESSCCEPSSGCCCVTGSGACCASTSGGCCNSGAGTGGGFSLFPHRPWRSYRFWNLRSSSDCCGSGGNQPGSGGCC, encoded by the coding sequence ATGAGTTGCCAGCAGAGCCAGCAGCAGTGCCAGGCCCCTCCCAAATGCCAGAACCCAAAATGTCCTCCCCAGGTCTCTGCACCAACCCTTGCTCCATGCCCACCCCCAGAATCTTCCTGCTGTGAACCAAGCTCAGGTTGCTGCTGTGTGACAGGCTCTGGGGCCTGTTGTGCATCTACCTCTGGAGGTTGCTGTAATTCTGGTGCTGGGACAGGAGGTGGTTTTTCCCTGTTTCCCCATCGGCCATGGAGATCCTACCGATTCTGGAATCTGAGATCCAGCAGTGATTGCTGTGGGAGTGGAGGCAATCAGCCAGGCTCTGGGGGCTGCTGCTAA